Proteins found in one Pseudopipra pipra isolate bDixPip1 chromosome 19, bDixPip1.hap1, whole genome shotgun sequence genomic segment:
- the LOC135424812 gene encoding uncharacterized protein LOC135424812 encodes MRAAFQWPSSSFSPSRSSGAPGHQQVPGSRWGQQPVPMSPPPPAGGPSLLIFAMQGLQALLPAVAFGKYLQSHERTDIILVALEALGDASILDQQVPSSLLDVALEEPDVWLTDVTWAPQATSRQQRGMGRATEHMAALRGQCHPHLYSLQGPKIVTSILESLPYCSTQAAWEKVESLLRLMTNLYPTTVVILLCKAALQGDSTAPELWELMSSMPEMLAKILEGFANLLCTQCFRCSAEGPRTQPMASSSRKAELEELADEPDLESHQGCPNVRTAGLLLEGLVGLSQRAEMARNIELFLPGMMKILQVGSEDAKMKILLALRNVLCQLKKSKASFIAVQLVGRLLPLFDSECSELRELSIRMLAELLQFVVGRDEKRMRKEVWRALVPLLFRMNDQVPSVAKVQV; translated from the exons ATGAGGGCTGCATTCCAgtggcccagcagcagcttcagccccagcaggagcTCCGGTGCTCCTGGCCACCAGCAAGTCCCTGGTTCTCGGTGGggccagcagcctgtgcccatgagccctcctcccccagcaggagGGCCCTCTCTGCTCATCTTTGCCatgcagggactgcaggcactgctgccagcagtg GCCTTTGGAAAATACCTGCAGTCCCACGAGAGGACAGACATCATCCTCGTGGCCCTCGAGGCGTTGGGAGATGCCAGCATCCTCGACCAGCAGGTGCCCAGCAGCCTGCTGGATGTGGCCTTGGAAGAGCCGGACGTCTGGCTGACGGAC GTGACTTGGGCCCCCCAAGCCACCtcaaggcagcagagaggaatgGGAAGGGCAACTGAGCACATGGCTGCACTCCGGGGGCAGTGCCATCCTCACCTGTATTCCCTGCAGGGGCCCAAGATCGTCACCAGCATCCTTGAGAGCCTGCCATactgcagcacacaggcagcGTGGGAGAAAGTGGAGTCACTCCTTCGCCTGATGACCAACCTGTACCCCACCACAGTGGTCATCCTCCTGTGCAAGGCGGCTCTTCAAGGAGACAG cactgcgccggagctgtgggagctgatgTCCTCCATGCCGGAGATGCTGGCCAagatcttggagggctttgcCAACCTGCTGTGCACACAGTGCTTCCGCTGCTCCGCAGAAGGCCCCCGCACCCAGCCCATGGCT TCATCCTCCAGGAAGGCTGAGTTGGAGGAGTTGGCTGACGAGCCCGACCTCGAGAGCCATCAGGGCTGTCCAAACGTCAGGACGGCcgggctgctgctggaagggctcGTTGGGCTGTCACAGAGAGCCGAGATG GCCAGAAACATCGAACTCTTCCTGCCGGGCATGATGAAGATCCTGCAAGTTGGCAGCGAAGATGCCAAGATGAAGATCCTGCTGGCCTTGCGAAACGTTCTGTGTCAGCTGAAGAAGAGCAAGGCCAGCTTCATCGCTGTGCAGCTTGTGGGGAGGCTCCTGCCCCTCTTTGACTCG GAGTGCAGCGAGCTGCGAGAGCTGTCCATCCGCATGCtcgcagagctgctgcagttcgTGGTCGGCAGGGATgagaagaggatgaggaaggaggtGTGGCGAGCACTGGTGCCTCTCCTCTTTCGCATGAATGACCAGGTCCCCAGCGTGGCCAAGGTACAGGTTTGA
- the LOC135424473 gene encoding uncharacterized protein LOC135424473, giving the protein MERRPPACPRQAWMEDSSSQESRSPGLQLPSSYEVTTMQPLKLDTSWLPIYKEEQEAVDAILAFVTSPNKEERDKATFLRSISVLCRSALSHGLTQGLDLLCDTYQLAENIKALLEEEPRDQLCTDLRHLSMLALEKLSLVDTALEGKAKSLLRACFSSVFWLPAEKEMPKGDLALYIKTLNSMDSMLRTMVLSFPASRVSEELQGILELLLDFTGSEREAVRERAMARIDVLTCVLSDYSTLQAHANDRRGTAGPVCSGEIQLPLLGKLLGRLILFRFSEEPTCYAAFHALFALAEFIFESRLKDRADQVQREAVTTSALCSLSPRDCAKAFGKYLQSHERTDIILVALEALGDASILDQQVPSSLLDVALEDPDVWLTDGPKIVTSILESLPYCSTQAAWEKVESLLRLMTNLYPTTVVILLCKAALQGDSTVPELWELMSSMPETLAKILEGFANLLCTQCFRCSAEGPRTQPMASSSRKAELEELADEPDLESHQGCPNVRTTGLLLEGLVGLSQRAEMARNIELFLPGMMKILQVGSEDAKMKILLALRNVLHQLKKSKASFIAVQLVGRLLPLFDSECSELRELSICMLAELLQFVVGRDEKRMRKEVWRALVPLLFRMSDQVPSVAKASREALLAAAELLKWKTLKHLLQRERLWELGACLLQNSRSRAEDFIQQSLPYLQDPQANVRLAAVRFIGLITRRLREQTTESQADILSALQPLEKDWDISVSSLAARTTSILRSPWVQQRPRGFLRALRCCWP; this is encoded by the exons ACACCAGCTGGTTGCCCATCTacaaggaggagcaggaagctgtCGATGCCATCCTGGCCTTTGTCACCAGCCCCAACAAG gaggagagagacaaGGCCACATTTCTCCGGAGCatctctgtgctgtgcagaagcGCCTTGAGCCACGGCCTGACCCAGGGCCTGGATCTGCTTTGTGACACGTACCAGCTGGCAGAGAACATCAAG GCGCTGCTGGAAGAAGAGCCAAGGGACCAGCTGTGCACAGACCTTCGGCATCTTTCCATGCTGGCTCTGGAGAAATTGAG cttggTGGACACAGCGCTGGAGGGCAAAGCCAAAAGCCTCCTCCGCGCGTGCTTCTCAAGTGTCTtctggctgcctgcagagaaggaaatgccAAAAGGGGACCTTGCCCTCTACATCAAG ACCCTGAACTCCATGGACAGCATGCTGAGGACAATGGTGCTCAGCTTTCCTGCCTCTCGAGTCAgcgaggagctgcagggcatcTTGGAG ctgctgctggacttTACCGGATCCGAGAGAGAGGCTGTCAGGGAGAGGGCCATGGCAAGGATCGATGTGCTGACCTGTGTGCTGTCGGACTATTCCACTCTGCAG GCCCATGCCAACGACAGAAGAGGCACTGCTGGACCTGTCTGCTCTGGGGAGATCCAGCTCCCGCTCCTAGGAAAGCTGCTGGGACGGCTCATCCTTTTCCGGTTCTCTGAGGAGCCGACATGCTATGCAGCTTTCCACGCTCTTTTTGCCCTGGCTGAGTTCATCT TCGAATCCAGGCTAAAGGACAGAGCAGACCAAGTCCAGCGGGAAGCCGTGACCACCTCCGCGCTGTGTTCTCTGAGCCCCAGGGACTGTGCCAAG GCCTTTGGAAAATACCTGCAGTCCCACGAGAGGACAGACATCATCCTCGTGGCCCTCGAGGCGTTGGGAGATGCCAGCATCCTCGACCAGCAGGTGCCCAGCAGCCTGCTGGATGTGGCCTTGGAAGACCCGGACGTCTGGCTGACGGAC GGGCCCAAGATCGTCACCAGCATCCTTGAGAGCCTGCCATactgcagcacacaggcagcGTGGGAGAAAGTGGAGTCACTCCTTCGCCTGATGACCAACCTGTACCCCACCACAGTGGTCATCCTCCTGTGCAAGGCAGCTCTTCAAGGAGACAG cactgtgccggagctgtgggagctgatgTCCTCCATGCCGGAGACGCTGGCCAagatcttggagggctttgcCAACCTGCTGTGCACACAGTGCTTCCGCTGCTCCGCAGAAGGCCCCCGCACCCAGCCCATGGCT TCGTCCTCCAGGAAGGCTGAGTTGGAGGAGTTGGCTGACGAGCCCGACCTCGAGAGCCATCAGGGCTGTCCAAACGTCAGGACAACCGGGCTGCTGCTAGAAGGGCTCGTCGGGCTGTCACAGAGAGCCGAGATG GCCAGAAACATCGAACTCTTCCTGCCGGGCATGATGAAGATCCTCCAAGTTGGCAGCGAAGATGCAAAGATGAAGATCCTGCTGGCCTTGCGAAACGTTCTGCATCAGCTGAAGAAGAGCAAGGCCAGCTTCATCGCTGTGCAACTTGTGGGGAGGCTCCTGCCCCTCTTTGACTCG GAGTGCAGCGAGCTGCGAGAGCTGTCCATCTGCATGCtcgcagagctgctgcagttcgTGGTCGGCAGGGATgagaagaggatgaggaaggaggtGTGGCGAGCACTGGTGCCTCTCCTCTTTCGTATGAGCGACCAGGTCCCCAGCGTGGCCAAG GCCTCCAGGGAAGCCCTTCTTGCTGCTGCCGAGCTGCTGAAGTGGAAGACGCTCAAGcacctgctgcagagagagcGGCTGTGGGAGCTTGGAGCGTGCTTG cttcagaacagcaggagcagggctgaagacTTTATCCAGCAGAGCCTGCCCTACCTGCAGGACCCTCAGGCCAACGTGCGCCTGGCGGCCGTCAGGTTCATCG GACTCATCACACGGCGCCTGAGGGAGCAGACCACGGAGAGTCAGGCTGACATcctgagcg CACTTCAGCCCTTGGAAAAAGACTGGGACATCTCTGtcagctccctggcagctcgGACAACCTCCATTCTGAGGAGTCCTTGGGTGCAGCAACGACCAAGAGGCTTCCTACGAGCACTGCGCTGCTGCTGGCCGTGA
- the LOC135424826 gene encoding uncharacterized protein LOC135424826 translates to MERRPPACPRQAWMEDSSSQESRSPGLQLPSSYEVTTMQPLKLDTSWLPIYKEEQEAVDAILAFVTSPNKEERDKATFLRSISVLCRSALSHGLTQGLDLLCDTYQLAENIKALLEEEPRDQLCTDLRHLSMLALEKLSLVDTALEGKAKSLLRACFSSVFWLPAEKEMPKGDLALYIKTLNSMDSMLRTMVLSFPASRVSEELQGILELLLDFTGSEREAVRERAMARIDVLTCVLSDYSTLQAHANDRRGTAGPVCSGEIQLPLLGKLLGRLILFRFSEEPTCYAAFHALFALAEFIFESRLKDRADQVQREAVTTSALCSLSPRDCAKASREALLAAAELLKWRTLKHLLQRERLWELGACLLQNSRSRAEDFIQQSLPYLQDPQANVRLAAVRFIGLITRRLREQTTESQADILSALQPLEKDWDISVSSLAARTTSILRSPWVQQRPRGFLRALRCCWP, encoded by the exons ATGGAGAGGAGACCCCCCGCCTGCCCCAGGCAGGCCTGGATGGAAGACAGCTCTTCCCAGGAGAGCCGCTCTCCAGGTCTGCAGCTTCCGTCCTCCTACGAGGTGACCACCATGCAGCCCCTCAAGCTCG ACACCAGCTGGTTGCCCATCTacaaggaggagcaggaagctgtCGATGCCATCCTGGCCTTTGTCACCAGCCCCAACAAG gaggagagagacaaGGCCACATTTCTCCGGAGCatctctgtgctgtgcaggagcGCCTTGAGCCACGGCCTGACCCAGGGCCTGGATCTGCTTTGTGACACGTACCAGCTGGCAGAGAACATCAAG GCGCTGCTGGAAGAAGAGCCAAGGGACCAGCTGTGCACAGACCTTCGGCATCTTTCCATGCTGGCTCTGGAGAAATTGAG cttgGTGGACACAGCGCTGGAGGGCAAAGCCAAAAGCCTCCTTCGCGCGTGCTTCTCAAGTGTCTtctggctgcctgcagagaaggaaatgccAAAAGGGGACCTTGCCCTCTACATCAAG ACCCTGAACTCCATGGACAGCATGCTGAGGACAATGGTGCTCAGCTTTCCTGCCTCTCGAGTCAgcgaggagctgcagggcatcTTGGAG ctgctgctggacttTACCGGATCCGAGAGAGAGGCTGTCAGGGAGAGGGCCATGGCAAGGATCGATGTGCTGACCTGTGTGCTGTCCGACTATTCCACTCTGCAG GCCCATGCCAACGACAGAAGAGGCACTGCTGGACCTGTCTGCTCTGGGGAGATCCAGCTCCCGCTCCTAGGAAAGCTGCTGGGACGGCTCATCCTTTTCCGGTTCTCTGAGGAGCCGACATGCTATGCAGCTTTCCACGCTCTTTTTGCCCTGGCTGAGTTCATCT TCGAATCCAGGCTAAAGGACAGAGCAGACCAAGTCCAGCGGGAAGCCGTGACCACCTCCGCGCTGTGTTCTCTGAGCCCCAGGGACTGTGCCAAG GCCTCCAGGGAAGCCCTTCTTGCTGCCGCCGAGCTGCTGAAGTGGAGGACGCTCAAGcacctgctgcagagagagcGGCTGTGGGAGCTTGGAGCGTGCTTG cttcagaacagcaggagcagggctgaagacTTTATCCAGCAGAGCCTGCCCTACCTGCAGGACCCTCAGGCCAACGTGCGCCTGGCGGCCGTCAGGTTCATCG GACTCATCACACGGCGCCTGAGGGAGCAGACCACGGAGAGTCAGGCTGACATcctgagcg CACTTCAGCCCTTGGAAAAAGACTGGGACATCTCCGtcagctccctggcagctcgGACAACCTCCATTCTGAGGAGTCCTTGGGTGCAGCAAAGACCAAGAGGCTTCCTGCGAGCACTGCGCTGCTGCTGGCCGTGA